gcatgTTTAGTAtcggagcactctttgtcctacCAAGGGTTAgggggccttctgttagtcgttggaccAGGGAAtcatttggtttgggcttgttctgcggcctccagaatcgaacaaacgaggaagtcagtCTTCCAGCagggggagttcttccattgaatttaatacacttgaaatattacttcgaTTTTTATTCCAGTcaaatttttttgtcaaatcatatggaatgttaactgaattagcaatgcctttgttactgctaattgagatgatgattggtaaatgatcgctaccgtataAATcaagaaatactttccaggtgcaatctagtcgaattgaagtcgagcagagataaatctaatgcacttggacgtacaGGAGGTCTTgaaatccgtgtcatgctacccatatttaatactgtcatgctaaaattgtcgcaaatattataaattaaagatgatctgttacCATTATAAACGGAATAGGGCTTAAAccatttcataaatttcattacAAATGTCTTTTCCTTTAGGCgtcacgcaaaatttcaataaattcaacCCCCTTCCCCCCTTGTCAGAATTTGTCACAATATTTAAAACCTCCTCCTTAAAGCGTGACATAATTTGTGCATGACGGCTTAATGCttgtttgacaagcaacaacttctatactagaagtcgaaggaatgtttaatctataaaaggaatagcatttcttaattcctaaaagcactcgacCATACGGAaaatctctatcgagacgtatctATTGAATTTAAAGTTATATTTGaacaagccatgtttcgcacaaagcaaatacatcacatttttgactatacaataaaattttaaatgaatcaagaatcaaggcaattccactgcagggcAGTGATTGTATTATTTGCGGCGGataataaattatccatcaaatgatacaaatccTGAaagaattggccattgagctgataattgcttcaaaaaatgtctagctattggaaggaatgctgctatgagggtctttaagggttcagaaatattgaatgctgcgaaacacTgcttcctgttggtggctgtgaaatggagcccactagattattatctttttctgtgctagatcctgaattggtttgtgaatttgacaaaccagaagGCACAGTCtttaactttttttgtttaacacgggcagagatgtccatctcctctgtgtaacgaagagcaagcaaaatttctcccctcgcactgacaacttcaacgagagctcttctctttcacatatatacaccactgttgtataaagtgtgcacacatcaagagtgcgtttgtttatttccttttacctcctccactgagtgctagattttcggttttccttgtaaatttttcatagtaaggccagatctactctctattaattgaagttcacagaagtgttcgctcaccatcacgcgccagtggtcacttgggtgtatttagacgagagcgcgtaaGAGCGATTCAtgagaagagaatgtgtttcactcgcgccggctgctttaaccacaagcacacactcaaatgctgtctattcgacactgagaagtgcGCTTTtctctttgtgcgatgcttcgtgttttgcatcctcggtgtggacaagaatctgacgccaacgtgtatcactctggtgaaatgccatctctgaacaCGGGAATCTTTTTTAAAatgtgaaattttaggtgtctttttttgtaatttggaGGAGAACTTCTTTCTCCTAACTGACCCTTGAGTAATGATAAACGAAGTCATCTAAGAAAAATATGAGCGGTAAAATACAACACGTTTTACCAGTTACGTTACTAATCTCTGGAACTTAGGACCACATTGCAGTTACGCACGAAACACAAATTTGAATGAACAAAGAAACAAGCGCACTGCTCCTAAAAACACCGTAATGTTAACATGCGTGTAGCTACTTCagcaaaatcgaagaaaatgagATCTCTGATTACTGCGATTCTGATTACTATGCCTTTCTGTATTTAGCATAGATGAGAtgatttttgagtacttcgtcaTTGAAATTATGTCTTATTTATATTATGAGTTATGAACTTATCCGATCTGATATTTCGGATAGGTCAAATGCGTGAAGtttgtaaacaattttttattacTGTTAAAGAAAACAATAGTGTCCAATGTTGTCATACCAGTGTTACTGCACTTGCACGAATGAATTATCAATTACTTATATATCAACCTCTGCTTGAAAAACATCACCAGCTCTAGCTCGTGTTCGAATTCGAAGACTATTTGCAGATCGATTTTTGCATAAATCCTTACTGAAATAACTCTGCTCTTTGATGATTCCATTGTTGTTATTGTGAGGTATACAAGAATCGACTACTTCAATGGATTTTGTGTTGGAAATTACCACTGAAAGTGTTGCTACAACATATGAGAAGTTGATTTAGAATGTAATAGTTTATTAAACATTTAATGATACCTGTATTATCTACCACCGCCACCTTAGGTCGAGGTAAACCAATGCGCCTCGATTTATTTGTGCCCAAGTTCTGcataattttcctatttctagtcaaaccattattttctgttaaaaaaagAAATCTAATTGATACTCATCCAAAAGACTTAGTCAATAAATTACCTCTAACAGGAACAGATTCATCCTTATCTGAAGTTTCCATAACATAACTATCCGGTGATGTATCATAACGCGTCCGTATTTCTGGATTAGCAGAATCTCGCTCGGCAGACTTTCGAGGTTCACGGGCACAATTAACTTCTATTGCACTTATTGTTTGTGATTCATCTGAACATAAACTATCTTGCAAATAGTTTTTCTGAGCATCAGCGACCGGTGTCCGAAATGTTTCATTGAATTTGTCTTTTTGCATCAATGGTACATTCTCTGGAGTTATCAGTTGGACTGCACTATTGGAGCTGAACGAATACAATTTTACGTTTAAAAATTCTATTTTAAAATCATCCGGAAAAGAAAACTGACTAGTTTTCTTACTAATACAATCAAATAGCAGTCCGTTAACCGGAAAAACTTCCTCCTGTTCGGGAAAGTACTGCAATTCTTTTTCGTCCAAACTACTACTGGATATAACTTTTTGTCTGACAGGAGATGAAATTATTGGAGCTGAACTTTTCCTTTTGCCATCGCACACGAATTCTAGCTCAATTCCTTGATCATCTTCGATCGCACTTCCATTCCCTGTGAttaatttttttgccaaaaccaTAGCCTGTTCTTGCGTTTTCTTATCTTCTCTTTCCATCTGCTTACGAATTTTCATAAGCCTGCGGGCCTCATTGAAATTGTTTGCAATTTTCGGTTTCctggatttattttttattgcattCAAACCCTGTTGAATTTTACCCATTGTCGATTCGTCTCCACAAAGCTGTTTTTCTCCTATTAGAAGCTCGAGATCCATATTATCTCCATTTGTTAACATTTGGTCAACCACTACTGGTTGTGTCGTTAAAATTACTAGATCAGCTGGATCGGTTGTAGGAAAATTCTGCAACGAGGGTAGTAGCGGTTTGTCATTTACGCTGTTGGTTTCTGCATTAATAACCTTTTCCATTTCCATCGGTTCCAAAATAATGATATCTTCTCCTAATTGAATTGAGGGTTCCGTTGCGGAAAGCGAACTTTGGTCTTCTGTACAAAATTCTGCACCACTCTCATTATACTCATACATTATCGATGATTGAACCACTTCCTTTTCGTGATCGATTTCACCATTTTTGCCCAATTTCGCCGGTTTATCAAAAGAAAAAGCGAAAACGTCCATATTTATATCGTTCTTGCGGTTGGCATCTTTCGAAAACTTGAAGATTTTCTTGACCTTTCTTGGATCTTTATGGAGTCCATTTGAAGTTGACTTGGATATGTTTGCAATTGTGTTATACATTGTTTTGGTGTCACCTAGAATTTGATCTTCATCAAATCCTTTGAAACTGGTTTCAAGAGTATCATTGAATTTTGCAACCTTACCATCATGTGAATCACTAGTACGTTTATGTGATCCGTGCGACTGTTTAGTAGAATCGCTCATTGTTGCACCAACAGGAGAGTGGTCGCTAGATTTAAttgattttatgttttctgTGCCATCGTTGGAATCACGGTCAGTGGACCGCCGTTTCTTAACTGGCTTGTCGTGTGAACTATAGTGATCATCATCGTTTTTCTTCCTgtcgtaattttttttcacattttcaccgTGGGAATTATTGTTGCCATTTTCACTCTTCCGTTTTTCCGGTTTACGACTAGTGGAACCTCGTTTTGACGAGCTGTGAAGTCTTTTATCATCTGAAGAAGAATGGTAGTGCTGGGATGCAGATGATGATCGTTTAAAATCATGCTCTTTGTCGCGAATACGTTCTCTGTGAATATTTGATGATTTCTTCAATCCAACTTGTTGCTGCATAGCAGCTAGAGTGATAACCTCTGTTTGTGCACCATCTATTTTATCAACATCCGGGGCGGATTCCGTACTATGTTCATCATTAAGCGGAGTTTTAACAGAATCACAATTCTCAGTGTGGCTACTCGCGTCTATCACTCGTTGATCGCCCAAAGAATCCTCACATATTCTTAGAGACCTTTCAGAATGTGATGAGTTATCGTCGTATTTCACCGCTACTGTTGAGGATATTGATATGCTTGGATGTTCATTGGATGGACTACCAACTTGTTGTTGCTTGTTGAGATCTATAATAAAAAAGCAATATTATAATTACAGCATACTTTAATGATTTTTATTgctgttttaattaaaaaaacgaGATGGTACGAGAGGTAAtggcagggtggcaagtgaattagcgatttcaatttccctgtTTTTCCCgtttttcccggtgcgcgagactaaaaattcccggttttttacATGTATaaaaaacatcgagagttgagaaataagtatttttcgggtatctccttggaactacgattaaaactctcatccacagtttgtcGAAACATTTatcttctgaactaacagtatcatccagcccaatgtattccatctttattttgtattttacttagccagtaacttcgatgtaacaattggattaaaacaagaaacatatctggccaacggtggtgaaagtgatcagtcttgcatttcacgaagaaatgaagcatcaaaattattgcaattttcttgaaaaatcaacacaatttatttaaacttcttacGTCTAACAACCAGTGGCGTTTCGTGaccaaatttacgggttgtgcactgtttATATGGTTTCGAACCGTTTCgatgttgcaactgagacagcaatttgttttcaactgccataagcataagccactgaagtctctcctgaatgtgtgcatacaagttctcacagagcctattTGCCCAGTTGTGCAgtacacgaggtgcacatgaggacgagaggccattgctaacaacatatacgatattctttccTAGTTGGGTTCTGAcgagagaacaaaatccttctagaatacataaaatgtacgcttgtcacttaggaaaaacaacaacaatctatgcctctagtgactaagatgatctaaatttgactctcctatcatcgacactgaacaagctcttacgaactctgaaaaaccaatttcagctgtcaaagaaggaaatcaaatattccttgcaaacggtggataaaatgGAAGTCGCCGTCATTCACAGCTTTGtcgattttgtgaatcctattgaaatcaataccaagattactaaacaagtattgtcacaatttgacattactgagacaaattttggtgaaattagggaaatcattggctggcaactaaaaacacggcccctaagaattcttaaaaaaaaatatcaaacatgttacctgatgttacttttaccattatgcatacttattctgaaatttgaagaaaaacactagaaaaggtcctaagtgcaaatgacagtttactctttctttcgattattacagtCCTATAGGCAATCCTTCTATCTTAAACTTTgtatagaataacgactgaaactatcaactttcgatctgctgtTAAGCATTATAatttaaagagaaaataaacaaagagaaactgtcctttgcacttggaatcttttcaaatatttgccgagatttaatagaaatccagcagaagcatccaaattatccttatttgttATTATGAGCATTgattatgctgttattgatgacaactaagaaagctcttatttatttacaattgctgaggtgttggctttattttcaatggattgtgcaccattgaacctgtgaaggacaataagaagtttcaaaacttgtactgaaatcctagttcaaacacaaaatggccttcatcttttcatttgttgtatcaggaaaatcatggcgctgaaaatcgttactaagattaggattaggaaattttttcccggatttgtaCTGTCCCTTGCCACCCTGTAATGGCGGGCTAGTCTATGCGGACCACATGATCGCTATGGGATGGGATAACGTTATGGGTTGGGGAAGGAACAAGAAGTTATTGAAAAGTTGTAATGGTGACACCTTGTCTTGTCTTACCCTACCAAACTTCAACATCGTGTTCTGATTTTTGTCACTAAGCATCTGAAAATTTcgtattgtatccgcttcggtcttagCCCTGCTCACATGTATCGTCTTTCATGTCTGAAGCGGTTCAAACGATTATTGCCTTAGCGTTTTTAGATTAATCAAAAAGAATGTTGTCTGACACTTTCCTGATTTACTCTATTTGTTCCTTTCTTAGTCCATATTAGGCAATAAACAATATATGTAAAACAGTAGATGGAATTATGATGCGAAAAAATGCTTAACCAAAGTTGATTTTGCAATCATCACCATgttaaggttctacttacaatctcaGGAAAACAATCACCTttgaaaaacgcaaaagcagtttccTCCGTTACTGCTTGATGAATCTTCAAACATCAGTTAGTCTAGAAAACGGTTCCAAGCAAACTGATATATGTCTCCTGGATTTTCATGCGACTACAGCAAAGAAAACCTCGCAACAATTACCGCTCTCTCAAGACTGTAAATTGCCTCTCAATCGAACAAAACATTGCACCTATTATGATCATATTCGATTATGTTTGCAATATCGACTAATCTCCTAACCAGTGCAGTAATATCATCTCAGGGAGAAAATCACAGTGTACTTCAGTACGCGCGATTTTAAGAGTGATCGTGTGCTAGTGAGCTCGACAGCTACCTCAGCGATGAGCCATGAGCTTCAAATTTCTATATTTTGCCCGCAATTACTTGCTATAAGAGCGGAAAAGGGGATATTACTAGGCAATTACTACTCACACTATTCATTGGATTTTTCATGCATTCAATTTACGTACTATAGGaaaaattttaactttttttctgtgagGTTACTtcttgtatccgattttatcacaattgaataaaagtcgagtaatcgacaAAATAATATGGCGACTTTCCTAATGAGATAACTATGGGTACAATCAGTGGCGTATTAAAGGGAAAAGGAGGAGGAAGGTGGGggggatcttttttttgctTCGTCCAATCGATCCGTCTGAGAGAGAGTTCAGCTTTTTTAAATGCTCACTTCACCAAATTTCCTCAGTACGTCACGTCACTGGGTACAATACCCTAATATTCTATATTTCCGTTGGCTTCCGTGGATTAACGTTTTTTGGTACAACTTTGTTATTTATCTACCAATCAAACACAAGCCGCAACTGGCAATAAcacatttattttgaaaattatttcaactagggtaagggctcactatttcatctcatttgtaaggacgtcgccttcaaaccccgatttagccactaaaatcactgtaactatttcatattactacttcattcgccttgctccacgttgaaaattgattcacatttcttgaaaattcaactaatatttagaaaacagctaaaaacactaatgatgttttcactactctgctcctaatttcatctcaatggatttttatccatcctatcgttgatcttttattcatcctataaattagcaatggcgacagcaatcaaagcaaaatattccactattacactctcacccgcattcgcatggctgccagatggctgactaaacgctgccagctggaaaaatatggcttgcagacattctggtgaccgactgccttaccgctgccagatatacaactcaaacgatacaaccgtacccaccaggatttttccacattattattattggtaaaaaaatttactcgttgaattatctaattaacaaggcaatgacttacggagatctaaagaagtATCTTTTaacttcattttattagtgaaaacagatagaacagctatagactttctatgcaaagtaatacatattttctatgaaaatacctggcatctctgtgcacagccgatgaaacacacacacacttcacagcgttatgttggcgtatagcggaatgaaaccagtgctactagatttgccacaatggttatttcattagtatttaacacgctctttctggtaatattcgaagccaaaacagttttatttaaatattaatatcaataatataattaaactaatgtcacggataccaaaaacatactttttgataaaaatttgaagaagaaaaacaatttattttttgtaacaatatgagataacttggcaactttgcgaaaccaaatgagatgaaaacaaagcgcaatcaagtgaactaagtgaaaaactttcatctcatatttttaaggacttttattgtttgtcgggtaatttttgaagttttaaatcgttaattaaacaagtggcaagtgaacattactaattatgaagccatccagcattcaatggtagtgtaattttgcgaaatagtgatcatgttttgagacgaatcgattagtagatattcagaaacatgacgaactgtaaatcttgagacgaaaatgtgtcctaaattaaaaagtgagtttattttatatgaaaaaaccgATCACcgtagaatttaaaaccatttcttttaataggaaagtgtgacaatagcttttcaaatcattttaaaacatttcacagtttgcttccggtaggttgtaaaatattattcatgttcaaagttatgaggtgaagggatgagatggaaataggaactcagatgaaatagggagccgttgccctatcaCTTTCAGCAACACTGGAAACTCAGTTTTACTACTTTCCACTGAAAATTCaagcaaaagaaaacaaaatgctcattcagtaaaaaccattcaagcgaagaggttgtgtttcgattatactgactcgtgagttaacggctgcaggtagttaaaactgctggtgctaatAGCCAAGGAAATATTCGAGGcgtcgagtcacagaggtgccattacataaaggtgcgaagacgaatgagtgcaaaggcacagaggtgctaaggcaacccagtgctgatctactgGGTACCAGAATTTCTACGCTGCGTAGaatcgaaagagacgacatatatcgtGAGGTgcacatttgatcgccaccaagagcaaaagcactgtacctgggggcaggtacaggcagcacaccaagttcagtagtgaccacaacgacggcagagcaacggagATAGCAGAAAACGGAACCAAAAGActaccaattggaaatcgttgggagagcttcacgtcgttcttcacgacagaggaacagagacaacagcaacaaggtagatttaatttaatttattttttttatttctcttataactgaaattttactataaataagttttcattttggtattattaatttacaaaaatataaGTTAAAGTAATGGATGAtatcatggaagatcatccgaatcctattccggatactagtaagatcttaaatactccaagggctaaaaattatccagagggtaccactgggccatggatagtctattttcgaaaaaaagaaaaggtattaaatttctgggcaatttcagctgtttagctagcctagatgcagaccacaatggattttccaaataactgtgcacaattttttcccttctttcggcttccatgttaattgtttacaaagtattgtcgatttgcggaatgtcaaaaatcatacgtgaagttgacaaaattcccgaatggtgggcgccaagaacttccaaatctgcccatcaggagcgccacaatatgagcaaaaatttgttccaattctaaatgtagCAAgctttatcgtccctcagattagTTTCGTGTGACAATGCAACTAATTTTGAAAGAGCATTTAATGAAATGAGACGACTTGCGCAATCATTCCAAGATTATTAAAACCAACGAGTTCTGAACGTGTATTGCCCGCAAAACAGCATTCCTTTGTTCCTTTGTTCCCGCAGCCCACATTTTGGGGGCTTGATAGGCGGGTGtcaaatccaaaaaaaatccatttgatGTCGTTATTGGATAAACACAAGTTTTCGTATGATGAGTTATCTACAGTACTAGCCCAAAAAGATACTGTTTTAAATTCTCGGCCTCACTCCAGTATCGGACGATCCCAACGACTATAGTGCAATAACCATGGCTCACTTCCTACTTGATCGAGAACTACACGCCATTCCCGCGCCATCTTATGGCCATATACATGCACGAAGACTGAACCGCTACACTGATGTAGTGCACTTTATGAACGAAATCAACATAAGAGTAGAAATACGAGCCGAATCTCAGTAACTAAATCTTGATTTAACAAATCATGGTGAATTTTCAAAACACCTCATTAGCAAGTGACAGATTCACATCCATATTCATGatatttaatataatttattgATTTCATCAACGCGACATACTGTTTATAACGATGAACAATTCAATTTTAGTAGTGTAGATGTCCATAGTAGTTAGCGTTaaagttttattaaaaataatgatATAATAAGGTAAGATGATTGTTATGTATCATTCGGATGTATATAatgtgttgatacaaatgatgagaagGTTTCATATTTATCGAAAAAGGAAAATGACAGaatctaataaaaataatgttgttACGTTTAGTATCACGGGAgttattcacgatcttataattTTTTCGCAGGT
This genomic window from Malaya genurostris strain Urasoe2022 chromosome 1, Malgen_1.1, whole genome shotgun sequence contains:
- the LOC131440536 gene encoding biorientation of chromosomes in cell division protein 1-like 1 isoform X1 codes for the protein MDNLADDPGFIDAIVHEVKSQGLFDQFRKECLADVDTKPAYQNLRQRVETSVSKFLSQQKWSDNIRHKNQLREMLRRNIIESGFLDTGVERIVDQVVNPKISTVFHPKVEEIVYNYLGIEKPQPIINGGGLEANTDFLPEDLEAVSPDSDKKSSSTSSDVPNIVEHITNEDLNESKEHVDDFESPAFEPLETRPPSHVKNESNDSYGSAISGLTSQESVENEKVYVSKGLSSSEEQIGTTFAETNEQHGEKFINDDEIRIATSPDIVQNDSQLSQVSSNSRLSIITTSEKNIQSSQAIQDPALDITEEAQMPKFSENSNGEDGEISTSNDDEPDISETLKPQKSNFDLRKEKYEFKGTERNKLFSSIDSGRIENSEVSEKGESVHNYDLNKQQQVGSPSNEHPSISISSTVAVKYDDNSSHSERSLRICEDSLGDQRVIDASSHTENCDSVKTPLNDEHSTESAPDVDKIDGAQTEVITLAAMQQQVGLKKSSNIHRERIRDKEHDFKRSSSASQHYHSSSDDKRLHSSSKRGSTSRKPEKRKSENGNNNSHGENVKKNYDRKKNDDDHYSSHDKPVKKRRSTDRDSNDGTENIKSIKSSDHSPVGATMSDSTKQSHGSHKRTSDSHDGKVAKFNDTLETSFKGFDEDQILGDTKTMYNTIANISKSTSNGLHKDPRKVKKIFKFSKDANRKNDINMDVFAFSFDKPAKLGKNGEIDHEKEVVQSSIMYEYNESGAEFCTEDQSSLSATEPSIQLGEDIIILEPMEMEKVINAETNSVNDKPLLPSLQNFPTTDPADLVILTTQPVVVDQMLTNGDNMDLELLIGEKQLCGDESTMGKIQQGLNAIKNKSRKPKIANNFNEARRLMKIRKQMEREDKKTQEQAMVLAKKLITGNGSAIEDDQGIELEFVCDGKRKSSAPIISSPVRQKVISSSSLDEKELQYFPEQEEVFPVNGLLFDCISKKTSQFSFPDDFKIEFLNVKLYSFSSNSAVQLITPENVPLMQKDKFNETFRTPVADAQKNYLQDSLCSDESQTISAIEVNCAREPRKSAERDSANPEIRTRYDTSPDSYVMETSDKDESVPVRENNGLTRNRKIMQNLGTNKSRRIGLPRPKVAVVDNTATLSVVISNTKSIEVVDSCIPHNNNNGIIKEQSYFSKDLCKNRSANSLRIRTRARAGDVFQAEVDI
- the LOC131440536 gene encoding biorientation of chromosomes in cell division protein 1-like 1 isoform X2, producing MDNLADDPGFIDAIVHEVKSQGLFDQFRKECLADVDTKPAYQNLRQRVETSVSKFLSQQKWSDNIRHKNQLREMLRRNIIESGFLDTGVERIVDQVVNPKISTVFHPKVEEIVYNYLGIEKPQPIINGGGLEANTDFLPEDLEAVSPDSDKKSSSTSSDVPNIVEHITNEDLNESKEHVDDFESPAFEPLETRPPSHVKNESNDSYGSAISGLTSQESVENEKVYVSKGLSSSEEQIGTTFAETNEQHGEKFINDDEIRIATSPDIVQNDSQLSQVSSNSRLSIITTSEKNIQSSQAIQDPALDITEEAQMPKFSENSNGEDGEISTSNDDEPDISETLKPQKSNFDLRKEKYEFKGTERNKLFSSIDSGRIENSEVSEKGESVHNYDLNKQQQVGSPSNEHPSISISSTVAVKYDDNSSHSERSLRICEDSLGDQRVIDASSHTENCDSVKTPLNDEHSTESAPDVDKIDGAQTEVITLAAMQQQVGLKKSSNIHRERIRDKEHDFKRSSSASQHYHSSSDDKRLHSSSKRGSTSRKPEKRKSENGNNNSHGENVKKNYDRKKNDDDHYSSHDKPVKKRRSTDRDSNDGTENIKSIKSSDHSPVGATMSDSTKQSHGSHKRTSDSHDGDTKTMYNTIANISKSTSNGLHKDPRKVKKIFKFSKDANRKNDINMDVFAFSFDKPAKLGKNGEIDHEKEVVQSSIMYEYNESGAEFCTEDQSSLSATEPSIQLGEDIIILEPMEMEKVINAETNSVNDKPLLPSLQNFPTTDPADLVILTTQPVVVDQMLTNGDNMDLELLIGEKQLCGDESTMGKIQQGLNAIKNKSRKPKIANNFNEARRLMKIRKQMEREDKKTQEQAMVLAKKLITGNGSAIEDDQGIELEFVCDGKRKSSAPIISSPVRQKVISSSSLDEKELQYFPEQEEVFPVNGLLFDCISKKTSQFSFPDDFKIEFLNVKLYSFSSNSAVQLITPENVPLMQKDKFNETFRTPVADAQKNYLQDSLCSDESQTISAIEVNCAREPRKSAERDSANPEIRTRYDTSPDSYVMETSDKDESVPVRENNGLTRNRKIMQNLGTNKSRRIGLPRPKVAVVDNTATLSVVISNTKSIEVVDSCIPHNNNNGIIKEQSYFSKDLCKNRSANSLRIRTRARAGDVFQAEVDI
- the LOC131440536 gene encoding biorientation of chromosomes in cell division protein 1-like 1 isoform X3, producing MKGLVVPYGIPEFHPDPTSGSGIIGSGFLDTGVERIVDQVVNPKISTVFHPKVEEIVYNYLGIEKPQPIINGGGLEANTDFLPEDLEAVSPDSDKKSSSTSSDVPNIVEHITNEDLNESKEHVDDFESPAFEPLETRPPSHVKNESNDSYGSAISGLTSQESVENEKVYVSKGLSSSEEQIGTTFAETNEQHGEKFINDDEIRIATSPDIVQNDSQLSQVSSNSRLSIITTSEKNIQSSQAIQDPALDITEEAQMPKFSENSNGEDGEISTSNDDEPDISETLKPQKSNFDLRKEKYEFKGTERNKLFSSIDSGRIENSEVSEKGESVHNYDLNKQQQVGSPSNEHPSISISSTVAVKYDDNSSHSERSLRICEDSLGDQRVIDASSHTENCDSVKTPLNDEHSTESAPDVDKIDGAQTEVITLAAMQQQVGLKKSSNIHRERIRDKEHDFKRSSSASQHYHSSSDDKRLHSSSKRGSTSRKPEKRKSENGNNNSHGENVKKNYDRKKNDDDHYSSHDKPVKKRRSTDRDSNDGTENIKSIKSSDHSPVGATMSDSTKQSHGSHKRTSDSHDGKVAKFNDTLETSFKGFDEDQILGDTKTMYNTIANISKSTSNGLHKDPRKVKKIFKFSKDANRKNDINMDVFAFSFDKPAKLGKNGEIDHEKEVVQSSIMYEYNESGAEFCTEDQSSLSATEPSIQLGEDIIILEPMEMEKVINAETNSVNDKPLLPSLQNFPTTDPADLVILTTQPVVVDQMLTNGDNMDLELLIGEKQLCGDESTMGKIQQGLNAIKNKSRKPKIANNFNEARRLMKIRKQMEREDKKTQEQAMVLAKKLITGNGSAIEDDQGIELEFVCDGKRKSSAPIISSPVRQKVISSSSLDEKELQYFPEQEEVFPVNGLLFDCISKKTSQFSFPDDFKIEFLNVKLYSFSSNSAVQLITPENVPLMQKDKFNETFRTPVADAQKNYLQDSLCSDESQTISAIEVNCAREPRKSAERDSANPEIRTRYDTSPDSYVMETSDKDESVPVRENNGLTRNRKIMQNLGTNKSRRIGLPRPKVAVVDNTATLSVVISNTKSIEVVDSCIPHNNNNGIIKEQSYFSKDLCKNRSANSLRIRTRARAGDVFQAEVDI